A window of Rhabdothermincola salaria contains these coding sequences:
- a CDS encoding copper chaperone PCu(A)C → MVIRPPLGSSDPRPARRRRGVGAPLALLLLVAVAVGACGDDDATDGAPSAAEAGVSVVDPVMPVPAGPMGAAYMTIENTGTEVDTLLGARTDDGDRAMVHRTEIAEDGQVTMDEAGDLEVPAGGELALAPGGLHLMVAVPDGLEVGDVVELVLDFADAGEIGIDVEVVDPGEVSR, encoded by the coding sequence GTGGTGATCCGCCCCCCGCTCGGGTCCAGCGATCCCCGCCCGGCACGTCGACGCCGTGGCGTGGGCGCGCCGCTGGCCCTCCTGCTCCTCGTCGCCGTGGCCGTCGGGGCCTGCGGTGACGACGACGCCACCGACGGCGCCCCGTCGGCCGCCGAGGCAGGGGTCAGCGTGGTCGACCCCGTGATGCCGGTGCCGGCCGGGCCCATGGGCGCGGCGTACATGACCATCGAGAACACCGGCACCGAGGTCGACACGCTGCTCGGGGCCCGCACCGACGACGGCGACAGGGCGATGGTGCACCGCACGGAGATCGCAGAGGACGGCCAGGTCACCATGGACGAGGCGGGAGACCTCGAGGTCCCCGCCGGCGGCGAGCTGGCCCTGGCACCGGGCGGACTCCACCTCATGGTGGCGGTGCCCGACGGCTTGGAGGTCGGTGACGTGGTGGAGCTGGTGCTCGACTTCGCCGACGCCGGCGAGATCGGCATCGACGTCGAGGTCGTCGACCCCGGGGAGGTGAGCAGGTGA
- a CDS encoding ABC transporter ATP-binding protein codes for MSHLVVKGLSVTFAGRPPVAALRSVDLEVADGSIVAVLGPSGCGKTTLLRVIAGLQRPGAGRVELDGVELDADGTHLPPEKRGIGLVPQEGALFPHLDVAGNVAFGLRQLDKATRTARIEELLAMVGLEGLGGRRPHEISGGQQQRVALARALAPRPSMVLLDEPFSALDAGLRAEVRAEVTRLLREAGTTAVMVTHDQAEALEMADAVAVMRAGRIIQVGPPAELYREPHDTWVGAFLGDAIAIPGIVDGPTVTGALGPLRLRRPAPAGSTTIFLRPEQLRLLGPEDVAPGGAGVLAEVRAVRFRGHEAAVDLVVDGVELMARWPSAGLPPVGATVRVGVVGDVLALEQQRD; via the coding sequence ATGAGCCACCTCGTCGTCAAGGGGCTGTCGGTCACCTTCGCCGGCCGGCCGCCGGTGGCGGCGCTGCGTTCGGTCGACCTCGAGGTCGCCGACGGGAGCATCGTGGCGGTGCTGGGCCCGTCGGGCTGCGGCAAGACCACCCTGTTGCGGGTGATCGCCGGCCTGCAACGCCCCGGCGCCGGCCGGGTGGAGCTCGACGGGGTGGAGCTCGACGCCGATGGCACCCACCTCCCCCCCGAGAAGCGCGGCATCGGCCTGGTCCCCCAGGAAGGCGCCCTCTTCCCTCACCTCGACGTGGCCGGCAACGTGGCCTTCGGGTTGCGCCAGCTCGACAAGGCGACCCGAACGGCGCGCATCGAGGAGCTGTTGGCCATGGTCGGCCTCGAGGGCCTCGGTGGGCGCCGTCCCCACGAGATCTCCGGGGGGCAGCAACAGCGGGTGGCGCTGGCCCGGGCCCTGGCCCCCCGGCCCTCGATGGTGCTGCTCGACGAGCCCTTCAGCGCCCTCGACGCCGGGCTCCGCGCCGAGGTCCGCGCCGAGGTCACCCGTCTGCTCCGCGAGGCGGGCACCACCGCGGTCATGGTGACCCACGACCAGGCCGAGGCCCTCGAGATGGCCGACGCCGTGGCCGTCATGCGCGCCGGGCGCATCATCCAGGTGGGTCCGCCGGCCGAGCTGTACCGCGAACCCCACGACACCTGGGTCGGCGCCTTCCTCGGCGACGCCATCGCCATCCCCGGCATCGTCGACGGTCCCACCGTCACCGGTGCCCTCGGCCCCCTGCGGCTGCGGCGGCCCGCGCCGGCCGGGTCGACGACCATCTTCCTGCGCCCCGAACAGCTCCGCCTCCTCGGGCCCGAGGACGTGGCACCGGGTGGCGCGGGCGTGCTCGCCGAGGTGCGGGCCGTGCGCTTCCGCGGCCACGAGGCCGCGGTCGACCTCGTCGTCGACGGGGTGGAGCTCATGGCCCGGTGGCCGTCGGCCGGCCTGCCCCCGGTGGGGGCCACGGTGCGGGTGGGTGTGGTCGGCGACGTGCTCGCCCTCGAACAGCAGCGGGACTGA